In one window of Pagrus major chromosome 12, Pma_NU_1.0 DNA:
- the sigmar1 gene encoding sigma non-opioid intracellular receptor 1, protein MSVVRTSLKLFLFGAVTVLVVLLLRHWMATKQYVFNKEDVAKLAKQYAGQDHEQAFSKVVVELRKRYPGHILPDEDLQWVFVNAGGWMGSMCLLHASVTEYLLLFGTAVDTGGHSGRYWAEISDTIISGTFRQWKEGTTKSEIYYPGDTIVHSVGEATSVQWSAGTWMVEYGRGFIPSTLGFALADTLFSTQDFLTMFYTVRVYVKGMLLEAGTLLTEAGVF, encoded by the exons ATGTCTGTAGTCAGAACGagtttaaaactgtttttgttcGGCGCAGTCACCGTCCtggttgtgctgctgctgcggcaTTGGATGGCCACCAAGCAGTATGTATTCAACAAAGAAGACGTCGCCAAATTGGCCAAACAGTACGCAG GACAGGACCATGAGCAGGCCTTCTCCAAAGTGGTGGTGGAGCTCAGGAAGAG GTATCCTGGCCACATCCTCCCAGACGAGGATCTGCAGTGGGTGTTTGTGAACGCTGGAGGTTGGATGGGCTCCATGTGCCTCCTCCACGCCTCAGTCACAGagtacctgctgctgtttggtaCTGCGGTGGACACAGGAGGACACTCAG GTCGTTACTGGGCTGAGATTTCTGACACTATCATATCCGGCACCTTCAGACAGTGGAAGGAGGGGACAACCAAGAGTGAAATATACTATCCTG GTGACACCATCGTACACAGTGTAGGCGAGGCCACGTCGGTCCAGTGGAGCGCCGGGACGTGGATGGTGGAGTACGGCCGAGGTTTCATCCCCTCCACGCTGGGATTCGCTCTGGCAGACACCCTGTTCAGCACCCAGGACTTCCTCACCATGTTCTACACCGTACGCGTCTATGTCAAGGGAATGCTGCTCGAGGCTGGTACACTACTTACAGAGGCCGGCGTTTTCTGA